One Actinoplanes missouriensis 431 DNA segment encodes these proteins:
- a CDS encoding lytic polysaccharide monooxygenase: MFLRRLAVAGLVAAAAVPAVPTAALAHGAPVTPISRSAACGGNGSRTGAAACVAARKATGGRLGAYDNVRLAGVNGADRERVPDGQLCSAGIALYEGLDLPRDDFPATGVRSGQRLAVSYRGTIPHRGSFRIYLTKKGYDPGEKLTWDDLGAEPLAEITDPPLTGGAYRMRVTLPQRTGRHLLYVVWETSSTPDTYYSCSDLTFPVPAVKKAAATKKPSPSPSKTEDVKEPVTEEPEEPQETTAAPESSGTPTLAAIGASDDGTITLGHWLIVGALTTAALVTAGAGVTRMRRLKKG; encoded by the coding sequence GTGTTCCTCCGCCGTCTCGCCGTCGCCGGTCTCGTCGCCGCCGCCGCGGTGCCCGCCGTTCCCACTGCCGCGCTCGCGCATGGCGCGCCGGTCACGCCGATCAGCCGGAGCGCCGCCTGCGGCGGTAACGGCAGCAGGACCGGTGCGGCGGCCTGCGTCGCCGCGCGCAAGGCCACCGGGGGACGATTGGGGGCGTACGACAACGTGCGGCTCGCCGGCGTGAACGGCGCGGACCGGGAGCGGGTGCCCGACGGGCAGCTGTGCAGCGCCGGGATCGCCCTGTACGAAGGGCTGGACCTGCCCCGCGACGACTTCCCGGCGACCGGGGTGAGATCCGGGCAGCGGCTCGCGGTCTCCTATCGCGGGACGATCCCGCACCGGGGCAGCTTCCGGATCTACCTGACGAAGAAGGGTTACGACCCGGGCGAGAAGCTGACCTGGGACGATCTCGGCGCCGAGCCGCTCGCCGAGATCACCGACCCGCCGCTGACCGGCGGCGCGTACCGGATGCGGGTGACGCTGCCCCAGCGGACCGGGAGGCACCTGCTCTACGTGGTGTGGGAGACGTCGAGCACACCTGACACGTACTACTCCTGCTCGGATCTGACGTTCCCGGTGCCGGCGGTGAAGAAGGCGGCCGCCACCAAGAAGCCGTCGCCGTCACCCTCGAAGACCGAGGACGTGAAGGAGCCGGTCACCGAGGAACCGGAGGAGCCCCAGGAGACCACCGCGGCGCCGGAGTCGTCCGGCACCCCCACTCTCGCCGCGATCGGGGCGAGCGACGACGGAACGATCACTCTCGGACACTGGCTGATTGTGGGAGCGCTCACAACAGCGGCCCTGGTCACGGCCGGTGCGGGCGTCACCCGGATGCGCCGGCTTAAAAAAGGTTGA
- a CDS encoding FKBP-type peptidyl-prolyl cis-trans isomerase, giving the protein MNKPDVGPIPDSPASELLIEDIVEGDGQEAKPGEYVSVHYVGVAQSTGKEFDASYNRGEPFGFRVGGQQVIAGWDQGVAGMKVGGRRRLVIPPHMGYGARGAAGAIKPNETLIFVVDLLEVH; this is encoded by the coding sequence ATGAACAAGCCTGACGTCGGCCCCATCCCCGACTCCCCCGCCAGCGAGCTGCTGATCGAGGACATCGTCGAGGGTGACGGCCAGGAGGCGAAGCCCGGCGAGTACGTCAGCGTCCACTACGTCGGTGTCGCCCAGTCCACGGGCAAGGAGTTCGACGCCTCCTACAACCGCGGCGAGCCGTTCGGCTTCCGGGTCGGCGGCCAGCAGGTCATCGCCGGCTGGGACCAGGGCGTGGCCGGCATGAAGGTCGGTGGCCGCCGCCGTCTCGTCATCCCGCCGCACATGGGCTACGGAGCCCGGGGCGCGGCCGGCGCCATCAAGCCGAACGAGACCCTGATCTTCGTGGTGGACCTGCTCGAGGTTCACTGA
- a CDS encoding RNA-binding S4 domain-containing protein, whose protein sequence is MRDVSIGGDMIRLGQFLKLADLIDTGGEGKILIASGDVAVNGEVDTRRGRQLHPGDVVEVQGRSARVAV, encoded by the coding sequence ATGCGAGACGTTTCCATCGGCGGCGACATGATCCGGCTGGGCCAGTTCCTCAAACTGGCGGACCTCATCGACACCGGCGGCGAGGGCAAGATCCTGATCGCCTCCGGCGACGTGGCCGTGAACGGCGAGGTCGACACCCGCCGGGGCCGCCAGCTGCACCCGGGCGACGTCGTCGAGGTTCAGGGCCGCAGCGCGCGGGTGGCCGTTTAG
- a CDS encoding DUF1775 domain-containing protein, whose product MARRAGVLTAVSAAAVFVAAGPAAADVTVSPASAPQGSGANLTFHVTNDGKAPITEVTLRIPADTPIAEVYPLSVDDWAPRISWQKLSRPIEQIHGATPVDQVPSAVTWIAVNGTTIAPGRSADLTVAVGPLPTLSSMGFTVDARYADGSAAPAMPPAALTLTPSDGTAAAGHHGGSTGGGATGTDQTAGLSPAEQAAFDEILDENNGPSVMSIAGWVVAALALAGAGGALLRNRRRPGEPEDRHRAEEEPGGEEPGENETDPAETGREPVTAGTSKWAFKG is encoded by the coding sequence ATGGCCCGCCGTGCGGGCGTGCTGACCGCGGTTTCCGCTGCCGCCGTGTTCGTCGCGGCCGGCCCGGCCGCGGCTGATGTGACGGTGAGCCCGGCGAGCGCGCCGCAGGGCAGTGGAGCCAATCTGACGTTCCACGTCACCAACGACGGCAAGGCGCCGATCACCGAGGTGACGCTGCGGATCCCGGCGGACACGCCGATCGCCGAGGTCTATCCGCTGTCGGTGGACGACTGGGCGCCGAGGATCAGCTGGCAGAAGCTGAGCCGGCCGATCGAGCAGATCCACGGCGCGACGCCCGTCGACCAGGTGCCGAGCGCGGTCACCTGGATCGCGGTGAACGGCACCACGATCGCGCCCGGCAGATCCGCGGATCTGACCGTCGCGGTGGGCCCGCTGCCGACCCTGAGCTCGATGGGCTTCACGGTCGACGCCCGGTACGCCGACGGCTCGGCGGCGCCGGCCATGCCGCCCGCCGCGCTGACGCTCACCCCGTCCGACGGCACGGCTGCGGCCGGTCACCACGGTGGCAGCACGGGCGGTGGCGCGACCGGGACGGATCAGACGGCCGGGCTGTCGCCCGCGGAACAGGCCGCGTTCGACGAGATCCTCGACGAGAACAACGGCCCGTCGGTGATGTCGATCGCCGGCTGGGTGGTCGCGGCGCTGGCGCTGGCCGGCGCGGGCGGGGCCCTCCTGCGCAACCGGCGGCGTCCCGGCGAGCCGGAGGACCGGCACCGCGCCGAGGAGGAGCCGGGCGGTGAGGAGCCCGGCGAGAACGAGACGGACCCGGCCGAGACCGGCCGGGAGCCGGTCACGGCGGGCACGAGCAAGTGGGCCTTCAAGGGCTGA
- a CDS encoding DHH family phosphoesterase, whose product MKYRLVTRSDFDGLVCAVLLRLLDLIDDIKFVHPKDVQDGVEEITDRDILTNLPYAPGAHMVFDHHHSETLRNSGDLPNHIIDPDAPSAARVIYDHYGGRERFPGVSDDLMRAVDQADSANYTLTDILSPTGWTLLNFLMDSRTGLGRFRNFRISNYQLMMKLIDACIEHQDVHEILALPDVAERAQLFHDCSARFVEQLHRVCRLDGDVVVVDLRNEELIEAGNRFMVYALFPEARVSVHIIWGRQKLNTVFACGKSILDRGSPVDIGEVMLRYGGGGHIAAGTCQVPHDEADRVEREIIDALRTERVAAV is encoded by the coding sequence GTGAAGTACCGGCTCGTGACCCGCAGCGACTTCGACGGCCTGGTCTGCGCCGTCCTACTGCGGCTGCTCGACCTCATCGACGACATCAAGTTCGTGCACCCCAAAGATGTGCAGGACGGCGTCGAGGAGATCACCGACCGGGACATCCTGACCAACCTGCCGTACGCGCCGGGCGCGCACATGGTCTTCGACCATCACCACTCCGAGACGCTGCGCAACTCCGGCGACCTGCCGAACCACATCATCGACCCGGACGCGCCCTCGGCCGCCCGGGTGATCTACGACCACTACGGTGGCAGGGAGCGTTTCCCGGGCGTCTCCGACGACCTGATGCGGGCCGTCGACCAGGCCGACTCGGCGAACTACACGCTCACCGACATCCTCAGCCCGACCGGCTGGACGCTGCTGAACTTCCTGATGGACAGCCGCACCGGGCTGGGCCGGTTCCGCAATTTCCGGATCTCCAACTACCAGCTGATGATGAAGCTCATCGACGCCTGCATCGAGCACCAGGACGTGCACGAGATCCTGGCCCTGCCGGACGTCGCGGAGCGCGCCCAGCTCTTCCACGACTGCTCGGCCCGGTTCGTCGAGCAGCTGCACCGGGTCTGCCGGCTCGACGGCGACGTGGTCGTCGTCGACCTGCGCAACGAGGAGCTGATCGAGGCCGGGAACCGCTTCATGGTGTACGCGCTCTTCCCGGAGGCCCGCGTCTCGGTGCACATCATCTGGGGCCGGCAGAAACTCAACACCGTCTTCGCCTGCGGCAAGTCGATCCTCGACCGGGGATCCCCGGTCGACATCGGCGAGGTGATGCTGCGCTACGGCGGCGGCGGACACATCGCGGCCGGCACCTGCCAGGTCCCGCACGACGAGGCGGACCGGGTGGAGCGCGAGATCATCGACGCGCTGCGCACCGAACGGGTCGCGGCGGTCTAG
- the zwf gene encoding glucose-6-phosphate dehydrogenase: MDHAPQLIQERSAPPATLVIFGASGDLTRRKLLPAVESLARHNRLPDQFALVGVARTPMSDEQFAESALGGRSLAEKRQLNGGIRYVAGGYDDPETFKRLAEVLDELDAQRGTSGNRLFYLSTPAGAFEPVICGLAGAGLNQESENTFSRLVIEKPYGRDLATARELDGVVHQAFEESQVFRIDHYLGKDTVQNVLALRFANSIFQPIWDRSWVDHVQITVAETLGVGTRGGFYEHAGAMRDIVQNHVLQVLALALMEPPVSFEGENLRNEKVKLLQAIRLPTDRDIADAAVRGQYTRGGTREELMAGYREEVGVDPLSRTETYAAMRLNVDNWRWAGVPFYVRTGKRLPARVTEVALQFQRPPHLPIPTSQLTELDADALVLRIQPNEGISLRFGAKVPGHSFRVRTASMDFSYENTFVEESPEAYERLLLDALIGDASLFIRSDEVQQSWRVVDPIIEHWANDRSPIPTYEAASWGPTDADRLIGRNGRKWRNAA, translated from the coding sequence ATGGACCACGCACCTCAGCTCATCCAGGAGCGCAGCGCCCCGCCAGCCACGCTGGTGATCTTCGGCGCTTCGGGTGACCTGACCCGCCGTAAGCTGCTCCCGGCCGTCGAGAGCCTGGCCCGGCACAACCGCCTTCCCGACCAGTTCGCGCTGGTCGGCGTCGCCCGGACGCCGATGAGCGACGAGCAGTTCGCGGAGAGCGCGCTGGGCGGCCGCAGCCTGGCCGAGAAGCGCCAGCTCAACGGTGGCATCCGCTACGTCGCGGGTGGCTACGACGACCCGGAGACCTTCAAGCGCCTCGCCGAGGTGCTCGACGAACTGGACGCGCAGCGTGGCACGTCCGGGAACCGTTTGTTCTACCTCTCCACCCCGGCCGGCGCGTTCGAGCCGGTGATCTGCGGCCTGGCCGGCGCCGGTCTCAACCAGGAGTCCGAGAACACCTTCTCGCGGCTGGTCATCGAGAAGCCGTACGGGCGGGACCTGGCCACGGCCCGCGAGCTCGACGGCGTCGTGCACCAGGCGTTCGAGGAGTCGCAGGTCTTCCGCATCGACCACTACCTGGGCAAGGACACCGTCCAGAACGTGCTCGCGCTGCGGTTCGCCAACTCGATCTTCCAGCCCATCTGGGACCGGTCCTGGGTCGACCACGTGCAGATCACGGTGGCCGAGACGCTCGGCGTCGGCACCCGCGGCGGCTTCTACGAGCACGCCGGCGCGATGCGCGACATCGTGCAGAACCACGTGCTCCAGGTCCTCGCGCTCGCGCTGATGGAGCCGCCCGTCTCGTTCGAGGGCGAGAACCTGCGCAACGAGAAGGTGAAGCTGCTCCAGGCGATCCGGCTGCCCACCGACCGGGACATCGCCGACGCGGCGGTGCGCGGCCAGTACACCCGCGGCGGCACCCGTGAGGAGCTGATGGCCGGCTACCGCGAGGAGGTCGGCGTCGACCCGCTGTCACGCACCGAGACGTACGCGGCGATGCGGCTCAACGTGGACAACTGGCGCTGGGCCGGCGTCCCGTTCTACGTGCGCACCGGCAAGCGCCTGCCGGCCCGCGTCACCGAGGTGGCCCTGCAGTTCCAGCGGCCGCCGCACCTGCCGATCCCGACCAGCCAGCTCACCGAGCTGGACGCGGACGCGCTGGTCCTGCGCATCCAGCCGAACGAGGGCATCTCGCTGCGGTTCGGCGCCAAGGTGCCGGGCCACTCGTTCCGGGTGCGGACCGCGTCGATGGACTTCTCCTACGAGAACACGTTCGTCGAGGAGTCCCCGGAGGCGTACGAGCGGCTGCTCCTGGACGCCCTGATCGGCGACGCGTCGCTCTTCATCCGCAGCGACGAGGTGCAGCAGTCCTGGCGGGTCGTCGACCCGATCATCGAGCACTGGGCGAACGACCGGTCGCCGATCCCGACGTACGAAGCGGCCTCGTGGGGTCCGACCGACGCCGACCGCCTGATCGGCCGTAACGGCCGCAAGTGGCGAAACGCCGCCTGA
- a CDS encoding STAS domain-containing protein — protein sequence MQVSVAHHPPNTAVLVLRGSLDIDTAPALKANLGRLVERPAPRVVVDVSGLDFCDSMGVGVLVTAHGRATERGGWVRLAAPSGFLRRLFDTLGLTEYLPMFPDLATAMKDEPPTG from the coding sequence ATGCAGGTCTCGGTCGCCCATCATCCACCGAACACGGCCGTTCTCGTCCTGCGCGGATCCCTCGACATCGACACCGCGCCCGCTCTCAAGGCCAACCTCGGCCGCCTCGTCGAACGCCCGGCACCGCGCGTCGTCGTCGACGTGTCAGGCCTGGACTTCTGTGACTCGATGGGTGTCGGCGTGCTGGTCACCGCGCACGGCCGGGCCACCGAGCGGGGCGGCTGGGTCCGTCTCGCCGCCCCGTCCGGCTTCCTGCGGCGCCTCTTCGACACGCTCGGCCTCACCGAGTACCTCCCGATGTTCCCGGACCTGGCGACCGCGATGAAGGACGAGCCTCCGACCGGCTAG
- a CDS encoding ROK family protein encodes MDRAETVRTPSSWVVVGLDNGGTCNNATVLDATGQFLVSNLVENPSRVLDGPESAVEALAEAFTGILELTSTPLSLVRAVGLDTPGPASANGVISSKGATNFNMAAWHGFDIRGALEKRLGLSVVYHNDANAAALYAHHRHFGAEALEKGSVSAIVGTGLGGGVVENGKVIRGAAGMAGELGHVQIPLHGVLDDGQPVPVCNCGFEGDVESIASLTGIKKNLLPYWLTRFPDHPLAGEPIERAAKLLRGYGEKDDPLAIAVFSQQARAIGKLFTIAANFTDPDAYFLGGGVVEAAPHFRQWFLNTVRESTQLRDEQARAATFALVPDLDMAGARGAAVAALDAVAAGTR; translated from the coding sequence GTGGATCGAGCTGAAACGGTACGGACCCCGTCCTCCTGGGTCGTCGTCGGCCTGGACAACGGCGGCACCTGCAACAACGCCACGGTTCTCGACGCGACCGGGCAGTTCCTCGTCAGCAACCTCGTGGAGAACCCGAGCCGGGTGCTGGACGGGCCGGAGTCCGCCGTCGAAGCCCTCGCCGAGGCGTTCACCGGCATCCTGGAACTGACCAGCACCCCGCTCTCGCTGGTCCGCGCGGTCGGTCTGGACACCCCGGGCCCGGCCAGCGCCAACGGCGTCATCTCGTCGAAGGGCGCCACCAACTTCAACATGGCGGCCTGGCACGGCTTCGACATCCGCGGCGCCCTGGAGAAACGGCTCGGCCTCTCCGTCGTCTACCACAACGACGCCAACGCGGCGGCTCTCTACGCGCATCACCGGCACTTCGGCGCCGAGGCGCTGGAGAAGGGCTCGGTCTCCGCGATCGTCGGCACCGGCCTCGGCGGCGGGGTGGTCGAGAACGGCAAGGTGATCCGTGGCGCCGCCGGGATGGCGGGCGAGCTCGGCCACGTCCAGATCCCGCTGCACGGCGTCCTCGACGACGGCCAGCCGGTGCCGGTGTGCAACTGCGGCTTCGAGGGTGACGTGGAGAGCATCGCGTCGCTGACCGGCATCAAGAAAAACCTTCTGCCGTACTGGCTGACCCGGTTCCCGGACCACCCGCTGGCCGGCGAGCCGATCGAACGGGCCGCGAAACTGCTCCGTGGCTACGGGGAGAAGGACGATCCGCTCGCGATCGCGGTCTTCAGCCAGCAGGCCCGGGCGATCGGCAAGCTGTTCACCATCGCCGCCAACTTCACCGACCCGGACGCGTACTTCCTGGGCGGCGGCGTGGTCGAGGCCGCGCCGCACTTCCGCCAGTGGTTCCTCAACACGGTCCGGGAGAGCACCCAGCTGCGCGACGAGCAGGCCCGGGCGGCGACCTTCGCCCTGGTCCCCGACCTGGACATGGCCGGCGCCCGGGGCGCGGCGGTGGCGGCCCTCGACGCGGTGGCCGCCGGCACCCGCTAG
- a CDS encoding DUF1800 domain-containing protein gives MTSRRTLLAAAAAAPAALLVEAPAHAAPAAATTTLLATDPIAHLLRRATFGATPADLALARELGVSGWLDRQLDPASIADPVCDKLLRRLPLAGATPAAVRAAVKTHSYEAFGQLSRAAIARAAWSNRQLFESVVMFWANHLHIAAPSSGVWDTRADYDVQVIRKHALGRFADMLKASARHPAMLTYLDQRSSTKAHPNENYARELMELHTVGLEYSEADVKAASRLLTGMTVGASGGYAYDASKHATGAVGILGFRHANAKADGESAALAFIDHLARHRATATRIAEKLCVRFVADEAPASLVTRLADVYLKNDTAIVPVLRALFTSAEFAAATGQKTRTPFEDMIATIRVLGLQPESSGTAALDALHNAMVDAGNAPFRWSAPNGFPDVAAAWASPSGFVQRCNLHLNLATGWYPKQLARPADLLKSLVPALPATYGGLVDALATRLIGTRLPAAHTAAVLSVASKLPNTPLNSRDKSLAGAAPYLIALVLDAPSFQLR, from the coding sequence ATGACCAGCCGCCGTACCCTTCTCGCCGCTGCCGCCGCCGCGCCCGCCGCGCTCCTCGTCGAGGCGCCGGCCCACGCCGCGCCCGCGGCGGCCACGACGACGCTGCTGGCCACCGACCCGATCGCCCACCTGCTGCGCCGCGCCACCTTCGGCGCGACCCCGGCCGACCTGGCGCTGGCCCGCGAGCTCGGCGTCAGCGGCTGGCTGGACCGGCAGCTCGACCCGGCCTCGATCGCCGACCCGGTCTGCGACAAGCTGCTGCGCCGCCTGCCGCTCGCCGGCGCCACCCCGGCGGCCGTCCGGGCCGCCGTGAAGACCCACTCCTACGAGGCGTTCGGCCAGCTGAGCCGGGCCGCGATCGCCCGGGCCGCATGGAGCAACCGGCAGCTGTTCGAGTCGGTCGTGATGTTCTGGGCGAACCACCTGCACATCGCGGCGCCGTCCAGCGGCGTCTGGGACACCCGTGCCGACTACGACGTCCAGGTGATCCGCAAGCACGCGCTCGGCAGGTTCGCGGACATGCTCAAGGCCAGCGCCCGGCACCCGGCCATGCTGACTTACCTGGACCAGCGGTCGTCGACGAAGGCGCACCCGAACGAGAACTACGCCCGTGAGCTGATGGAGCTGCACACGGTTGGCCTGGAGTACTCCGAGGCCGACGTGAAGGCGGCGTCCCGGCTGCTTACCGGCATGACCGTGGGCGCCTCCGGCGGCTACGCCTACGACGCCTCGAAGCACGCCACCGGCGCCGTCGGCATCCTCGGTTTCCGGCACGCCAACGCCAAGGCCGACGGCGAGTCCGCCGCCCTCGCCTTCATCGACCACCTGGCCCGGCACCGCGCCACCGCGACCCGGATCGCCGAGAAGCTCTGCGTGCGGTTCGTCGCCGACGAGGCGCCCGCGTCGCTGGTCACCCGGCTGGCCGACGTCTACCTGAAGAACGACACCGCGATCGTGCCGGTGCTGCGCGCGCTCTTCACCTCCGCCGAGTTCGCCGCCGCCACCGGGCAGAAGACCCGCACGCCGTTCGAGGACATGATCGCCACGATCCGCGTGCTCGGCCTGCAGCCGGAGAGCAGCGGCACCGCGGCGCTGGACGCGCTGCACAACGCGATGGTCGACGCCGGCAACGCGCCGTTCCGCTGGAGCGCGCCGAACGGCTTTCCGGACGTCGCGGCGGCCTGGGCGTCGCCGTCCGGTTTTGTTCAGCGGTGCAACCTGCACCTGAACCTGGCGACCGGCTGGTACCCGAAGCAGCTGGCCCGGCCGGCCGACCTGCTGAAGTCGCTGGTCCCGGCGCTGCCGGCCACGTACGGCGGGCTGGTCGACGCGCTGGCCACCCGCCTGATCGGGACCAGGCTCCCGGCCGCGCACACCGCCGCCGTGCTCAGTGTCGCGTCGAAACTGCCGAACACTCCGCTGAACAGTCGGGACAAGTCGCTGGCCGGCGCCGCGCCGTACCTGATCGCGCTCGTCCTCGACGCGCCGTCGTTCCAGCTGAGGTGA
- a CDS encoding DUF1501 domain-containing protein: MNSCAEHSNLINRRTILGGMAAGVAAASTVSVDFAFADGKYSGDTLVVISMHGGFDGLSTIIPIGDPDYYRARPGIAVPKSRVIAGDGTFGLHPALAPLLPQWKAGSLAAVHAVGQPNPTRSHFAAMEAMENAAPGTSVRSGWLDRMLGGTGATAPLAGVAMGSSRPSRLLAGPTSDIAMLSVDDLTLAGDGKRPIAAALRAMYADAPAHLAAPAKAADRALAAMDKPRSAKGGSGYPDTDLGGALRDVARLITSNAGLVTATVDCGDWDMHEALGPAVKGERMFDNLTDFAKALAAFTADLGPQAMKRVTVLTISEFGRRVAENGSHGADHGHGNAMLLLGGGIRGGRVYTHWPTLAASALVDGDLAATTDYRSVIGEILQKRCGLGDLSTIFPGVKPSRFGLAAAR, from the coding sequence ATGAACTCCTGCGCCGAGCACTCGAATCTGATCAACCGCCGGACGATCCTGGGCGGGATGGCCGCCGGCGTCGCCGCCGCTTCCACTGTTTCCGTGGATTTCGCATTCGCGGACGGAAAATACTCCGGCGACACGCTCGTCGTGATCTCGATGCACGGCGGATTCGACGGGCTCTCCACGATCATCCCGATCGGCGACCCGGACTATTACCGGGCCCGTCCCGGCATCGCCGTGCCGAAGAGCCGGGTCATCGCCGGGGACGGCACGTTCGGCCTGCACCCCGCCCTCGCCCCGCTGCTCCCGCAGTGGAAGGCCGGTTCCCTCGCCGCCGTGCACGCCGTCGGCCAGCCCAACCCGACGCGCTCGCACTTCGCCGCGATGGAGGCGATGGAGAACGCCGCGCCCGGCACCTCGGTCCGCAGCGGCTGGCTGGACCGGATGCTCGGCGGCACCGGGGCCACCGCTCCCCTGGCCGGCGTCGCGATGGGCAGCTCCCGCCCGTCGCGCCTGCTCGCGGGTCCCACCAGCGACATCGCGATGCTCTCCGTCGACGACCTCACGCTGGCCGGTGACGGCAAACGCCCGATCGCCGCCGCGCTGCGGGCGATGTACGCCGACGCCCCGGCCCATCTCGCCGCCCCGGCGAAGGCCGCCGACCGGGCGCTGGCGGCGATGGACAAGCCGCGATCGGCCAAGGGCGGCTCCGGCTACCCGGACACCGACCTGGGCGGCGCCCTGCGCGACGTGGCCCGGCTGATCACATCGAACGCCGGACTGGTCACGGCGACCGTCGACTGCGGCGACTGGGACATGCACGAGGCGCTCGGCCCGGCCGTCAAGGGCGAGCGGATGTTCGACAACCTGACCGATTTCGCCAAGGCGCTCGCCGCGTTCACCGCCGACCTCGGCCCGCAGGCGATGAAACGGGTCACGGTGCTGACGATCAGCGAGTTCGGGCGGCGGGTGGCCGAGAACGGCTCGCACGGCGCGGACCACGGCCACGGCAACGCGATGCTCCTGCTCGGCGGCGGCATCCGCGGCGGCAGGGTCTACACCCACTGGCCCACGCTCGCCGCGTCCGCCCTGGTCGACGGCGATCTGGCCGCCACCACCGACTACCGCTCGGTGATCGGCGAGATCCTCCAGAAACGCTGCGGCCTGGGCGATCTCTCCACGATCTTCCCCGGCGTCAAACCGTCCCGCTTCGGCCTGGCCGCCGCCCGCTGA
- the mmsB gene encoding multiple monosaccharide ABC transporter permease, translated as MTVAPTNADLTVGKGPAGAAGGKAPFKLNFDLKQSGIYIAFALIILLFTVLTGGDLLAPQNISNIIVQNSYILVLAIGMILIIIAGHIDLSVGSVVAACGAFSAVMMVNWDLPWPIAVIGTLAFGAIIGAWQGYWVAYFGIPAFIVTLAGMLLFRAITLMILGNKGIGPFPEEVRTLANGFTDGFLGNIALGPLGGADLFSVLVGLAVVAAMAFVQYRARAARIKYNQVVDPLWLFITKVAVPAVLIMFVIIQLARFRNLPWVLVLLAVLVVGYTVVTNRAVFGRQIYAVGGNLQAATLSGVKVKSVVFWLFVNMGVLSALAGIIFAGRLNQANPTAGNSFELDAIAAAFIGGAAVQGGVGKVVGAITGGLIMGVINNGMSLLGRTSEEVMLVKGAVLLAAVAFDVWSKRRTSTAR; from the coding sequence GTGACGGTCGCACCTACCAACGCCGACCTGACCGTCGGTAAGGGGCCGGCCGGTGCCGCTGGTGGCAAGGCGCCCTTCAAGCTCAACTTCGACCTGAAGCAGAGCGGCATCTACATCGCGTTCGCGCTGATCATCTTGCTGTTCACGGTGCTCACCGGCGGTGACCTGCTGGCGCCGCAGAACATCAGCAACATCATCGTTCAGAACTCGTACATCCTTGTTCTGGCGATCGGCATGATCCTGATCATCATCGCCGGGCACATCGACCTCTCGGTCGGCTCGGTGGTGGCCGCGTGTGGCGCGTTCTCCGCGGTCATGATGGTCAACTGGGATCTGCCCTGGCCGATCGCGGTCATCGGCACGCTCGCCTTCGGCGCCATCATCGGTGCCTGGCAGGGGTACTGGGTCGCCTACTTCGGCATCCCCGCGTTCATCGTGACCCTGGCCGGCATGCTGCTGTTCCGCGCGATCACGCTGATGATCCTGGGCAACAAGGGCATCGGCCCGTTCCCGGAGGAGGTCCGCACCCTCGCGAACGGCTTCACCGACGGCTTCCTCGGCAACATCGCGCTCGGCCCGCTGGGTGGCGCCGACCTGTTCAGCGTCCTGGTCGGCCTCGCCGTCGTCGCCGCGATGGCGTTCGTGCAGTACCGCGCCCGGGCTGCCCGGATCAAGTACAACCAGGTCGTCGACCCGCTGTGGCTGTTCATCACGAAGGTCGCGGTCCCGGCCGTCCTGATCATGTTCGTGATCATCCAGCTGGCCCGCTTCCGCAACCTGCCGTGGGTGCTCGTGCTGCTCGCGGTCCTGGTGGTCGGCTACACCGTGGTCACCAACCGGGCCGTCTTCGGCCGCCAGATCTACGCGGTCGGTGGCAACCTGCAGGCCGCCACGCTCTCCGGCGTCAAGGTCAAGTCGGTCGTCTTCTGGCTTTTCGTCAACATGGGCGTGCTCTCCGCGCTCGCCGGCATCATCTTCGCCGGCCGCCTCAACCAGGCGAACCCGACCGCCGGTAACAGCTTCGAGCTGGACGCCATCGCGGCCGCCTTCATCGGTGGCGCCGCCGTCCAGGGCGGCGTCGGCAAGGTCGTCGGCGCCATCACCGGCGGTCTGATCATGGGTGTCATCAACAACGGCATGAGCCTCCTCGGCCGCACCAGCGAGGAAGTCATGCTCGTCAAGGGCGCGGTGCTCCTCGCCGCGGTCGCCTTCGACGTCTGGTCCAAGCGGCGGACCTCGACCGCCCGCTGA